GCCGCCGCACCGGAGACACCGGGCAATGCCTGCAGGGCAGCGTCCACCTCGCCCAGCTCGATCCGCCGGCCGCCGAGCTTGATCTGCTCGTCGGCGCGGCCCTGGAACAGCAGCCCGGCCTCGTCCTTGCGGACCAGGTCGCCGCTGCGGTACGCGCGCTCCCAGCCCAGCGACGTCATCGGCGCGAACTTCTCCGCGTCCTTGGCCGGGTCCAGGTACCGGGCCAGGCCGACGCCGCCGATGATCAGCTCGCCGATCTCACCCTCGGCCACTTCATTGCCCTGGGCATCGACTACGGCAAGGTCCCAGCCGTCCAGCGGCAGGCCGATCCGGACCGGGCCGTCGCCGGTCAGCTGCGCGCCGCACGCGACGACGGTCGCCTCGGTCGGGCCGTAGGTGTTCCAGACCTCGCGACCGTCGATCGCCAGCCGCTCGGCCAGCTCGGGCGGGCAGGCCTCGCCGCCGAAGATCAGCAGCCGTACGGCGTCCAGCGCGTCGGCGGGCCAGAGCGCGGCGAGCGTCGGCACGGTCGAGACGACCGTGATGCCTTGCGCGACGAGCCAGGGGCCGAGGTCCATGCCGCTGCGGACGAGCGAACGCGGCGCGGGGACCAGGCACGCGCCGTACCGCCAGGCGAGCCACATCTCCTCGCAGGACGCGTCGAACGCGACCGACAGGCCGGCCAGCACACGGTCGTCGGAGCCGATCGGCTCCTGCTGCAGGAACATCCGCGCCTCGGCGTCGACGAACGCCGCGGCCGAGCGATGCGTGACGGCGACGCCCTTCGGGACGCCGGTCGACCCGGAGGTGAAGATGATCCAGGCGTCGTCGTCGGGCGAAGGCCCGTCGCCCGAGTGGCCGGTAACCCGTCCGGCGGGAGCGCCGGCTTCGGCGCCGCCGCCCAGCGCTCCGGGCGGCTCCATGCGGGCCGAGTACGGGAAGTCGTAGTAGCCGTCCTCGTCCGGTCCGCCCGGGCGCGTGCCCGCGATCTCCAGGCCGTCGGTGACGATCGCGGCGACCGCCGCCTCACCGAAGACGAGTTCGGCGCGCTCGGCCGGGTCGTCCGCGTCGACCGGGACGTACGCCGCTCCGGCCTGCAGCGTGCCCAGGATCGCGACGTACAGGTCGTTGTGCCCGGACGAGATCCGGACGCCGACCCGGTCGCCCGGCCCGATCCCGAGCGCCGTCAGCCGGCCCGCGAACTTGCCCACCTGGGTGAGCAGTTCGCGGTAGCTGAGGCTGACGTGCGAGTCGTCCAGCGCGGGATCGTCGGGGTACTTGCCCGCGGTCTCGTGCAGGATGTCCACCAGGGTGCGCTCGGGCGGCGCACTGTCCCCCCGTCGCAACGTCACGGCCGGATGATACTGCGATCCGCTGAACCGCAGGCGAACACGACACCACTCAGACGGTCACTTCACCAGACCGGCCGGCGCGGCGAAGGTGTTGCAGGCCTTGGTCTCGCCGATGTTGAAGCCGTTCATGATCCAGAAGCCCTGTGTGCTGGCCAGACCGTGTGTCCGCTCGTCCGGCGGCGTGTCCTCGGACTCGCCGAAACTGTGGCTGGACTGGAACTCGAACTCCTTCATCCGGTTGGTGAAGGGGTAGCTCTTCTCGACCGCCCGGCTGAACACGCCGCCCAGACAGGAGGCCTGGACCTCGTTGCGGCGGGAGCTCTCCAGCTTCTGGCTCGGGTGGTCCTGCAGGTAGTAGGCCCGCGCGTAGAACAGCTCGGTGACGCCCTGGATGTGATGGCCGTACTCGTGCGCGATCGTCATCAGGTAGGCCAGGTCCTCCTTCGGCCCGAACGCCTTGTTCATCTGCAGCACGTCGGTGTACATCACCTGGTTGCCGTAGCAGTAGAACGCGAGCACCCGGCCGGACAGCGGGCTGAACTTCCCGCACGCGGTGTTGACCGGCTTGTCGAACACGACCAGGCCCGGGTCGGGCTTGTTCACGCCGATCTTGTTCAGCGCCGGCCGCCAGGCGTCGTTCAGGCACTTGAAGAGCTTCTCGTAGTAGACCTTCTGCGCCGCCAGGCTGCCGTCGCCGAGCTTCTGCGCCGGGCAGTTCAGCTCACCGAGACCACCGGCGGTGTAGAGCGCGCTGTTGACCAGGTAGTCCTCGGCGGTGCCCTTGTCCGGCTTGGTGGTCGCGGTCGGGACGATCGACGGGCCGCTGTTCTCGGGGATCGCCGTGCTGTCGGAGCTTTCGGTCAGGACCGCGCCGACGACCGCCAGGGTGATGCCGACGAAGGCCAGCGCGAAGAAGCCGAGCAGGACGAACTTGGCCGCCCCCGAGCCGCGCCGCCGCGGGGGCGGCTGGAAGCCGTTGAAGTGGTTCGGGCTGCCGTAGTGCGGCTGCGGCCACTGACCGGGCTGCTGCTGGTACTGCGGGTACCGGCCCGGCTGGAGTTGACCCTGCTGGGGGTACTGCGGCTGGAACTGCTGCGGCGGTCCCTGCTGCCACTGGCCCGGCTGCGGCGGAGGCAGTACGCCGGGCGGCGGAGCCGGCGGGCGATAGCCCTGCGGCCGGTCCTGGGGTCGGTTGTAGTCGTACGGGTTGCTCACTGGTCGCAGGACCCCTTCTGTGCCGGTGGCAGGTCGTCGCGGGTTCGCTGGGCGAACCGCCCCGAGACTACTCTCACCCCATGTCACTGAAGCGCCGCCTCCTACCGGCTGCCCTGCTCGTCGCCCTGTCGTTCCCGTTCGTTGCCGTGGGCGCGCTGCCTGCCCAGGCGGCCGACGACAAGATCACGGCGTACGCCGCCGAGGCGACGCTGACCGGTGACGGCGTGCTCAAGGTCAAGGAGACCGTCGACGTCACGGCCGGCGGCGACACCTTCGTCCGGACGCTGGCGACGCGGGTCCGCTCGAACGCCGACGACGACCGGGTCTACGACATCAGCAACGTGTCGGCGACCGTGAACGGGCAGCCCGCCGGTGGCTTCAGCGACACCGAGATCGAGAACGGCCGGCAGCTGTCGGTGCAGGCGTCCGGGCCGACGAAGGTCGTCTACACCTACGACGTCGACAACGTCGTGGCCGACTCCACCGAGGGCCGCGAGGTGAGCTGGCCGGTGCTCCAGGGCTTCGGCGCGGCGATCCCGAAGGCGACCCTGTCAGTGAACGTCCCGTTCGCCACCTGGCTGACCTGCTTCGCCGGTCGCACCGGCTCGAGCATGCCCTGTACGTCGTACCAGCTGGGCGAGTCGGCCGAGATCGTGATCGAGCAGCTCCAGGTGCCCGCCGGGGGCCGGGTCACCTTCCTGACCGGGCTGAGCGGCCAGGCGACCGTCACGCCGAACGCCGAGTTCA
The Kribbella italica DNA segment above includes these coding regions:
- a CDS encoding neutral zinc metallopeptidase, which produces MSNPYDYNRPQDRPQGYRPPAPPPGVLPPPQPGQWQQGPPQQFQPQYPQQGQLQPGRYPQYQQQPGQWPQPHYGSPNHFNGFQPPPRRRGSGAAKFVLLGFFALAFVGITLAVVGAVLTESSDSTAIPENSGPSIVPTATTKPDKGTAEDYLVNSALYTAGGLGELNCPAQKLGDGSLAAQKVYYEKLFKCLNDAWRPALNKIGVNKPDPGLVVFDKPVNTACGKFSPLSGRVLAFYCYGNQVMYTDVLQMNKAFGPKEDLAYLMTIAHEYGHHIQGVTELFYARAYYLQDHPSQKLESSRRNEVQASCLGGVFSRAVEKSYPFTNRMKEFEFQSSHSFGESEDTPPDERTHGLASTQGFWIMNGFNIGETKACNTFAAPAGLVK